In one window of Longimicrobium sp. DNA:
- a CDS encoding response regulator translates to LDVVRALKAQPATADIPVIALTGRDDAGSRRACMEAGCAEYILKPINTHALLRTIERHLRTAPEKG, encoded by the coding sequence GCCTGGACGTCGTCCGCGCCCTCAAGGCCCAGCCCGCCACCGCCGACATCCCGGTGATCGCCCTCACCGGCCGCGACGACGCGGGGAGTCGCCGTGCGTGCATGGAGGCCGGCTGCGCGGAGTACATCCTGAAGCCGATCAACACGCACGCACTCCTCCGCACCATCGAGCGCCACCTCCGCACCGCGCCGGAGAAGGGGTAG